The following proteins come from a genomic window of Candidatus Omnitrophota bacterium:
- the rny gene encoding ribonuclease Y, which yields MPLVIIIALTTAGVSLLAGYTLRKYWAEKKIQDAEVQAKNIVEQAKKEVQEKRREIELEGKDLLYRMRQDFERQTQDRRQEIANAEKRLTQKEENIDRRLDLLERKEKEIDQKFDNSRKIEESLKAKDAQLGMLIAEEKERLQKISSLSAEEAKQILLNRLNEELAQEKAGFIKKGEEEAKSIADKKAREIISLAIQRCAADQTTESTVSVVMLPSDEMKGRVIGREGRNIRAFEMATGVDVIIDDTPEAVTLSCFDVVRRETARMALERLISDGRIHPGRIEEVVEKAKKEMNEKIREEGERAAFDSGVSGLNPEIVKLLGRLKYRTSFGQNALQHSKEVSYLLGVMASELGLDFKLGRRIGLLHDLGKSIDHQVEGTHAKIGAELLKKYGESPEVQLAVEAHHEEVEPKSMFSVLAIAADAISAARPGARRETLETYIKRLDQLESIANQFKGVDKTYAIQAGREIRVIVQPEKISDGEAVNLARDLRKKIEEGMEYPGQIKVTVIRETRVIEYAK from the coding sequence ATGCCATTAGTGATTATTATCGCTTTGACCACTGCCGGGGTGTCTTTGCTTGCCGGATATACGCTGCGCAAATATTGGGCGGAAAAGAAAATACAGGATGCAGAAGTACAGGCAAAAAATATCGTTGAGCAGGCGAAAAAAGAAGTCCAGGAGAAAAGGCGGGAAATAGAGCTTGAAGGAAAAGACCTTCTCTATCGCATGCGTCAGGATTTTGAGCGCCAGACTCAGGACAGAAGGCAGGAAATCGCCAATGCCGAAAAGCGCCTGACCCAAAAAGAAGAAAATATTGACCGCAGGCTTGACCTTTTGGAAAGAAAAGAAAAAGAAATAGACCAGAAGTTTGATAACAGCCGCAAGATCGAGGAATCTCTTAAAGCAAAAGACGCGCAGTTGGGGATGCTTATTGCCGAAGAAAAAGAAAGGCTGCAAAAAATTTCTTCTCTTTCTGCCGAAGAAGCCAAGCAGATACTTCTCAACCGTTTAAACGAAGAATTGGCCCAGGAAAAAGCGGGGTTTATTAAAAAAGGCGAAGAAGAAGCCAAGAGTATCGCCGATAAAAAGGCGCGTGAAATTATAAGTTTGGCTATTCAGCGTTGCGCGGCAGACCAGACCACTGAATCAACAGTAAGCGTAGTTATGCTGCCAAGCGACGAAATGAAAGGAAGAGTTATCGGCCGCGAAGGAAGAAATATCCGCGCCTTTGAAATGGCCACAGGGGTAGATGTGATTATTGATGATACCCCGGAAGCGGTGACTTTGTCTTGTTTTGATGTGGTCCGGCGTGAGACCGCGCGCATGGCGCTGGAGCGGTTGATTTCCGACGGAAGAATACATCCGGGCAGAATTGAAGAGGTTGTGGAAAAGGCCAAAAAGGAAATGAACGAAAAGATCCGCGAAGAAGGTGAACGAGCGGCCTTTGACTCCGGAGTCTCCGGGCTTAATCCGGAAATTGTAAAACTCCTGGGCCGACTGAAATACCGCACCAGTTTTGGGCAGAATGCCTTACAGCATTCCAAAGAAGTTTCTTATTTGTTGGGGGTAATGGCCTCGGAATTAGGCCTTGATTTTAAATTGGGCAGGCGCATCGGGCTTTTGCATGATTTAGGAAAGTCCATTGACCACCAGGTAGAAGGGACTCACGCAAAAATCGGCGCGGAGTTATTAAAAAAATACGGTGAGTCGCCTGAAGTGCAGCTTGCGGTTGAAGCGCATCACGAAGAGGTTGAGCCAAAGAGCATGTTTTCGGTTTTGGCAATCGCCGCTGACGCCATAAGCGCGGCCCGTCCCGGAGCGCGCAGAGAAACCTTAGAAACTTATATTAAGCGTTTGGATCAGCTTGAATCTATTGCTAATCAGTTTAAAGGCGTAGATAAAACATATGCTATCCAGGCCGGGCGTGAAATTCGGGTTATTGTCCAGCCGGAAAAGATTTCTGACGGTGAAGCAGTTAATTTAGCCCGCGATTTAAGAAAAAAGATTGAAGAGGGTATGGAATATCCGGGGCAGATCAAAGTCACGGTTATTAGAGAAACACGAGTCATTGAATACGCTAAGTAA
- a CDS encoding TIGR00282 family metallophosphoesterase produces the protein MKILFIGDIVSSPGREAVKKILPRLQKQYALDFVIANAENAAGGSGITRQVADELFDAGVSVLTSGDHIWKKKEIFEIIDRDPRILRPLNFPKGSPGKGADVFTASSGEKIAVVNLQGRVFMEALDCPFRAIDEQLEDLKKRAKVVIVDIHAEATSEKIAMGWFLDGRVSAVLGTHTHIQTADEKILPAGTAYLTDAGMTGPYYSVIGRRVEDVLKRFLTSIPVKFEVAQDDIQLHACLVEIDPASGKAILIKRLQEKLND, from the coding sequence ATGAAAATATTATTTATCGGTGATATCGTTAGTTCCCCTGGCAGGGAAGCAGTAAAAAAGATCCTGCCGCGGCTTCAGAAGCAATACGCGCTTGATTTTGTGATTGCCAATGCCGAGAACGCCGCAGGGGGATCCGGTATTACCCGTCAGGTGGCCGATGAACTTTTTGATGCCGGGGTGTCGGTATTGACTTCCGGGGATCATATCTGGAAGAAAAAAGAGATCTTTGAGATCATTGACCGTGATCCCAGGATATTAAGGCCGCTTAATTTCCCTAAGGGTTCTCCCGGAAAAGGCGCAGATGTTTTTACTGCCTCCAGCGGTGAAAAGATTGCGGTAGTAAATTTGCAAGGCCGGGTATTTATGGAGGCGCTTGATTGTCCCTTTCGCGCCATTGACGAACAGCTCGAGGATTTGAAAAAACGCGCCAAGGTTGTAATCGTGGACATCCACGCGGAAGCCACTTCAGAGAAAATAGCCATGGGTTGGTTTTTAGACGGCAGGGTAAGCGCGGTTTTAGGCACGCACACCCATATCCAGACTGCCGATGAGAAAATACTTCCCGCAGGCACAGCTTATCTTACCGATGCCGGCATGACCGGGCCGTATTATTCAGTTATCGGCAGAAGGGTTGAGGACGTGTTGAAACGTTTTCTCACTTCTATCCCGGTTAAATTTGAAGTTGCTCAAGATGATATCCAGCTGCACGCTTGTTTGGTGGAAATAGACCCGGCTTCGGGAAAAGCGATCTTAATTAAAAGATTGCAAGAAAAATTAAATGATTAA
- a CDS encoding 5-formyltetrahydrofolate cyclo-ligase codes for MVKKSSKQLTKQVIRSKMLLQLKTHKEGEKKSKVIKAKLLKSRLFQKAKIVMFYLAFGGEVETEEMIKKARKLGKIVAVPFCRQNRKLMRPCLLAVKPQLTKGPYAVLQPAQERLIGAKDLDLVIVPGLAFDRQGNRLGRGKGCYDYFLKKLSPAARSIGLAYKFQILPRLPVSSRDTKVNKVIFA; via the coding sequence ATGGTAAAGAAGAGTTCCAAGCAATTGACAAAGCAGGTAATACGTAGTAAAATGCTCTTACAATTAAAAACCCATAAGGAGGGTGAAAAGAAAAGCAAGGTTATTAAGGCCAAGCTTTTAAAAAGCCGGCTTTTTCAGAAGGCGAAAATAGTAATGTTTTATCTTGCTTTTGGTGGTGAGGTTGAAACAGAAGAGATGATTAAAAAAGCTAGAAAACTAGGTAAGATCGTGGCTGTTCCGTTTTGCCGGCAAAATAGAAAGTTAATGCGCCCCTGTTTATTAGCGGTTAAACCGCAGTTGACTAAGGGGCCGTACGCGGTATTGCAGCCTGCCCAAGAAAGGTTGATCGGGGCGAAGGACCTGGACCTGGTTATTGTGCCGGGATTGGCCTTTGACCGTCAAGGAAACCGTTTAGGCAGAGGCAAGGGGTGTTATGACTATTTCTTAAAGAAGCTTTCACCCGCCGCGCGCAGCATCGGGCTGGCATATAAATTCCAGATTTTACCTCGTCTTCCTGTTTCCTCACGCGATACCAAAGTCAATAAAGTTATTTTCGCCTAA
- a CDS encoding exodeoxyribonuclease VII small subunit has protein sequence MKEKINFEDDLKRLQKIVDELASGKLTLGESLKKYEEGVKLAKSCACVLEDAQRKVELLMKKDSGFKLEDFDDSQEEGK, from the coding sequence ATGAAAGAAAAAATTAATTTTGAAGATGATTTAAAGCGCCTGCAAAAAATCGTGGATGAATTAGCTTCTGGAAAATTAACTTTGGGTGAGTCCTTGAAGAAATATGAAGAAGGAGTAAAGCTTGCCAAGTCCTGCGCCTGTGTTTTAGAAGACGCGCAAAGAAAAGTCGAGCTTTTAATGAAGAAGGATTCTGGTTTTAAGCTGGAAGATTTTGACGATTCTCAAGAAGAGGGAAAGTAA
- a CDS encoding 3-methyl-2-oxobutanoate dehydrogenase subunit VorB encodes MEDKNNNKILISGNEAIAQGAIDAGCRFYAGYPITPQNELTAYMSEHMKQAGGVFIQAESEISAISMVYGASGCGFRAMTSSSSPGVSLKQEGISYIAAAQLPAVIVNMMRGGPGLGNIAPAQSDYFQATKGGGHGDFHCLVLAPSNVQEAYDLMSDAFDLADKYRNPVIILGDGMLGQVMEPLEAKSEKRKAKKFKKPWALTGCKGRPANVVKSFYMADGALEKFNLILQKKYRSMRQKEQRCAVSFISDAKLIIVAYGSMARIAEGAVNTLREQGKKVGLIRPVTLWPFPEKIFKQLTLKNKRLKFLAVEMSYGQMVEDVRLSVSGKASVEFLGRAGGGIPTEEEIIKKIKKIC; translated from the coding sequence GTGGAAGACAAAAATAATAATAAAATACTCATAAGTGGCAATGAAGCGATAGCCCAAGGGGCTATCGATGCCGGCTGCAGATTTTATGCAGGGTATCCGATTACTCCGCAGAATGAATTAACCGCTTATATGTCTGAGCATATGAAGCAGGCGGGGGGTGTTTTTATCCAGGCTGAATCAGAGATCTCGGCGATCAGTATGGTATACGGCGCATCTGGGTGCGGGTTTAGAGCCATGACCTCTTCTTCAAGCCCCGGGGTAAGCTTAAAGCAGGAAGGTATTTCTTATATCGCCGCAGCGCAGTTACCGGCGGTGATTGTAAATATGATGCGCGGAGGCCCGGGCTTAGGTAACATCGCCCCGGCGCAATCTGATTATTTTCAGGCTACAAAAGGCGGCGGGCACGGAGATTTTCATTGCTTAGTCCTGGCGCCATCTAACGTGCAAGAAGCGTATGATCTAATGTCCGATGCTTTTGATCTGGCAGATAAATACCGTAACCCGGTAATAATATTGGGCGATGGAATGTTGGGGCAGGTGATGGAGCCGTTAGAAGCGAAAAGCGAAAAGCGAAAAGCTAAAAAATTCAAAAAACCATGGGCGTTGACAGGATGCAAGGGCCGTCCAGCCAATGTAGTCAAGTCTTTTTACATGGCTGATGGGGCATTGGAGAAATTCAATCTAATTTTACAGAAGAAATACCGCAGCATGCGGCAAAAAGAACAAAGGTGCGCTGTTTCATTTATTTCCGACGCTAAGTTAATAATTGTCGCCTATGGGTCTATGGCGCGCATAGCAGAAGGCGCGGTTAATACCTTAAGAGAACAAGGCAAAAAGGTGGGGCTTATCCGTCCGGTTACGCTTTGGCCATTTCCAGAAAAAATATTTAAACAATTAACCCTAAAGAACAAACGGCTTAAATTCCTGGCAGTGGAAATGTCTTATGGGCAGATGGTGGAAGATGTGCGGCTTTCTGTGTCTGGAAAAGCCAGCGTTGAATTCTTAGGCCGCGCTGGAGGAGGAATCCCGACGGAAGAAGAGATTATCAAGAAGATAAAAAAGATATGCTAA
- the dxs gene encoding 1-deoxy-D-xylulose-5-phosphate synthase, whose amino-acid sequence MFLENINSPGDLKQVPLVKLPELASEIRSRILEVVSANGGHLASSLGAVELAIALHYCLDVPSDKIIWDVGHQSYAHKILTGRNKDFSSLRKFQGLSGFPCKNESGCDPFTTGHSSSAVSLALGLALARENLNPPQQYKVVAVIGDGSLSGGLCFEGLNNAGHIKKDIAIVLNTNEMSIAPNVGAISNYLNKIISTPVYNRFHESLENLIKSRFPKGSRLLRLVNKFEEALKGLFIPGMFFEEMGFRYFGPFDGHNLGTLIPAFKKILAIKGPILLHVVTKKGKGYLPAEKDPVRFHGTGPFDVATGNPAQAGFLQPRKTYTEVFSGKMLELAQKHPELIAITAAMPEGTGLDKFRDAFPGRFFDVGIAEQHAVCFAAGLAKQGLVPVVALYSTFLQRAYDQLIEDIGLQEAAVVLAIDRAGIVGEDGPTHQGIFDISFLRGIPNFVVMAPKDARELEAMLELAIGLKKPVAIRYPKSWVADNLPSLSALEVGKAEILSVGRDFLLVALGSMVYSAWEAVKILEKDGINGTLVNARFVKPLDAPALKKLSCAVNLICTLEEAVIDGGFGSLVMEQIDKPVKRMGLPDEFIPCGKRAELLDKYGLSPKQIAAQIRLWLK is encoded by the coding sequence ATGTTTTTAGAGAATATTAATTCCCCGGGTGATTTAAAGCAGGTGCCGCTGGTTAAGCTTCCGGAATTAGCTTCAGAAATAAGGTCCCGGATCTTAGAAGTGGTTTCTGCCAACGGCGGGCATTTAGCTTCAAGCCTGGGAGCCGTAGAATTGGCCATAGCCTTGCATTATTGTTTAGATGTCCCAAGCGATAAAATCATCTGGGATGTCGGGCACCAGAGCTACGCGCACAAAATACTAACCGGAAGAAATAAAGATTTTTCCTCTTTGCGTAAATTTCAGGGATTAAGCGGGTTTCCTTGCAAAAATGAATCAGGGTGCGACCCTTTTACCACCGGGCACAGCTCTAGCGCAGTTTCGCTTGCTTTGGGCCTGGCCTTGGCGCGCGAGAATCTGAATCCGCCCCAACAATATAAAGTAGTCGCGGTCATAGGAGACGGGTCTTTAAGCGGGGGTTTATGTTTCGAAGGGCTTAATAACGCAGGGCACATTAAGAAAGACATAGCCATTGTTTTAAATACAAACGAGATGAGCATTGCCCCTAATGTGGGAGCAATAAGTAATTATCTGAACAAGATTATTTCTACGCCTGTCTACAACCGTTTTCATGAATCCTTAGAGAACTTAATAAAATCGCGTTTTCCTAAAGGAAGCCGTTTGTTAAGGTTGGTGAATAAGTTTGAAGAGGCCCTTAAGGGGTTGTTTATCCCGGGGATGTTTTTTGAAGAAATGGGTTTTCGTTATTTTGGCCCGTTTGACGGGCACAATCTAGGCACTTTGATCCCGGCTTTTAAGAAAATTTTAGCCATAAAAGGGCCGATCCTTTTACACGTAGTTACCAAAAAAGGAAAAGGCTACTTACCGGCGGAGAAAGATCCGGTAAGATTTCACGGAACAGGGCCATTTGATGTGGCAACCGGAAATCCGGCGCAGGCGGGCTTTTTGCAGCCAAGAAAAACATACACAGAAGTTTTTAGCGGCAAAATGCTGGAGCTTGCGCAGAAACATCCCGAATTGATCGCTATCACAGCTGCTATGCCTGAAGGAACGGGTCTTGATAAATTCCGCGATGCTTTTCCGGGTAGATTCTTTGACGTGGGAATTGCCGAACAACACGCGGTTTGTTTTGCCGCCGGTTTAGCTAAACAGGGGCTGGTTCCGGTTGTGGCTTTATATTCTACATTTTTACAGCGCGCCTATGATCAGTTAATCGAAGACATCGGCTTGCAGGAGGCGGCAGTGGTTTTGGCTATTGATCGCGCAGGCATCGTCGGAGAAGACGGCCCAACGCATCAGGGGATATTTGACATTTCCTTCTTAAGGGGCATACCTAATTTTGTGGTTATGGCTCCCAAGGATGCAAGGGAGCTTGAAGCGATGTTGGAATTGGCAATCGGGCTAAAAAAACCGGTGGCTATTCGTTATCCTAAGTCATGGGTTGCGGATAATTTACCATCGTTATCTGCGCTTGAAGTCGGCAAAGCTGAAATATTGTCTGTTGGCAGAGATTTTCTTCTTGTGGCCTTGGGCAGCATGGTGTATTCTGCTTGGGAGGCGGTAAAGATATTGGAAAAAGATGGGATTAACGGCACATTGGTCAATGCCCGTTTTGTAAAACCGCTGGACGCTCCAGCCTTAAAGAAACTAAGCTGTGCAGTAAATTTAATTTGCACCCTGGAAGAAGCCGTTATAGATGGTGGTTTTGGCTCTTTAGTTATGGAGCAGATCGACAAACCGGTTAAGCGTATGGGCTTGCCCGATGAATTCATCCCTTGCGGCAAGAGAGCCGAGCTTCTAGATAAATACGGATTAAGCCCAAAACAAATCGCAGCCCAAATAAGATTATGGCTAAAATAG
- a CDS encoding thiamine pyrophosphate-dependent enzyme yields the protein MDKIYSHPKSLRNVSTHYCAGCGHSMLHKLVAQVIDELDIREKIIAVAPVGCAVVAYDYWDFDCSESAHGRAMAVATAIKRLRPENIVFTYQGDGDLAAIGTAETLHAANRGENITVIFVNNAIYGMTGGQMAPTTLTGQKTATTINGRDPQSEGYPLKISEILATLKAVKYVERVAVHDAAHIIKTKSAIKEAFLNQINGVGFSLVEVLSPCPTYWGMPPVKAAAWVKDEMTKEFPLGRLK from the coding sequence ATGGACAAAATATATTCTCATCCCAAATCATTGCGCAATGTGTCCACCCATTACTGCGCTGGATGCGGGCATAGTATGCTGCATAAGCTTGTGGCGCAGGTTATTGATGAATTGGACATAAGAGAAAAAATAATCGCGGTTGCCCCGGTAGGCTGCGCGGTAGTGGCCTATGATTATTGGGATTTTGATTGCTCTGAATCTGCCCACGGCAGGGCAATGGCGGTAGCAACCGCTATAAAGAGGCTTCGCCCGGAGAATATAGTTTTCACTTATCAAGGCGACGGAGATTTAGCCGCTATCGGAACCGCTGAAACACTGCACGCGGCCAACCGCGGAGAAAATATCACGGTTATTTTTGTGAATAACGCTATTTACGGCATGACCGGCGGACAGATGGCTCCGACTACTTTAACCGGACAGAAAACCGCCACCACTATAAACGGCCGCGATCCCCAAAGCGAAGGGTATCCTTTAAAAATATCCGAAATATTAGCGACTTTAAAAGCGGTAAAATATGTAGAACGGGTTGCTGTGCATGATGCCGCGCATATTATTAAGACTAAGTCTGCGATAAAAGAGGCTTTTTTAAACCAGATAAATGGCGTTGGTTTTTCTTTAGTAGAAGTTCTCTCGCCCTGCCCGACCTATTGGGGGATGCCGCCTGTAAAAGCCGCAGCTTGGGTTAAGGATGAAATGACCAAAGAGTTTCCTCTGGGGAGATTGAAATGA
- a CDS encoding 2-oxoacid:acceptor oxidoreductase family protein, protein MTLKVIVAGSGGQGVMLLGKILALSGMREGKNVTWLPAYGAEVRGGAAHCMVAISDKSIGSAYIHKADVLIAMNQPSLDKFKNRVTAKAAVFINASQVENFHGHKRTWSYNFGQIAAEMGQPMVLNILMLGALLSSMPVVKLETALQVIHDVAPENKKHLVEINQKALIAGSKIFPQRKKV, encoded by the coding sequence ATGACTTTAAAAGTTATTGTTGCCGGTAGCGGCGGGCAGGGAGTCATGCTTTTAGGAAAGATTCTTGCCTTGTCTGGCATGCGCGAAGGGAAAAATGTGACCTGGCTTCCTGCCTATGGCGCCGAGGTAAGAGGAGGCGCAGCTCATTGCATGGTGGCGATTTCTGATAAATCCATCGGCTCTGCCTATATTCATAAGGCAGATGTTTTAATTGCGATGAACCAGCCTTCGCTTGATAAATTTAAGAACAGGGTAACAGCTAAAGCGGCGGTATTTATTAACGCATCGCAGGTAGAAAATTTTCACGGGCACAAACGAACATGGAGTTATAATTTTGGGCAGATTGCCGCAGAGATGGGCCAGCCGATGGTGCTTAATATCCTGATGCTGGGGGCTTTGCTATCATCTATGCCCGTAGTTAAATTAGAAACAGCTTTGCAGGTAATCCACGATGTCGCGCCAGAGAACAAAAAACACCTTGTGGAAATAAATCAGAAAGCGCTTATCGCCGGGTCAAAAATTTTTCCTCAAAGAAAGAAGGTTTAG
- the xseA gene encoding exodeoxyribonuclease VII large subunit, translating into MPIQDQQERQILTVSQITQDIKLILEANYASVWVEGEISNFKAAASGHFYFSLKDQSAVLQAAMFARSNQKLNFKIEDGLKVICFGKIDVYAPRGQYQLIIEQLQPKGIGAQQLAFEQLKEKLFKEGLFDVSHKKELPRVIFRAGVVTSSAGAAVRDILQVLKRGAACVDVVIRPSRVQGEGACFEIASGIEELNQYNQVDVIIVSRGGGSVEDLWAFNEEKVARAIYNSRLPVISAVGHQINTTLSDLTADIFVETPTAAAKIIVDKKNALLTALENMRYQMDLSFSEKLNTGRHALALLKGMLKSPLDRLLEKQQLLDELSERLKQSMSSYIKFTRERFFSLAQRMHVLSPLSVLSRGYSLSMLMENQQVLKNADQLKAGDKVSTILERGSFTSLVESVNLYTDKQEGMPR; encoded by the coding sequence ATGCCTATCCAGGACCAACAAGAGCGGCAGATTTTAACTGTATCCCAGATCACCCAAGACATCAAGCTTATTTTAGAGGCAAACTATGCTTCTGTTTGGGTAGAAGGAGAAATTTCTAATTTTAAAGCTGCCGCATCAGGCCACTTTTACTTTTCGCTTAAAGACCAGTCCGCAGTTTTACAGGCAGCGATGTTCGCGCGTTCTAACCAAAAGCTAAATTTCAAGATAGAAGACGGATTAAAGGTTATTTGTTTTGGGAAAATCGATGTCTACGCGCCGCGCGGCCAGTATCAGCTTATTATTGAGCAGCTGCAGCCCAAGGGAATCGGCGCGCAGCAGCTTGCCTTTGAACAGCTCAAAGAAAAACTTTTTAAAGAAGGATTGTTTGATGTCTCTCATAAAAAAGAATTACCAAGGGTGATTTTTCGCGCCGGGGTTGTTACCTCAAGCGCGGGTGCCGCGGTCAGGGATATTTTGCAGGTTTTAAAGCGCGGGGCGGCCTGTGTGGATGTAGTTATCAGGCCTTCTCGCGTGCAAGGGGAAGGGGCCTGTTTTGAAATCGCTTCCGGCATAGAGGAATTAAATCAGTACAATCAAGTAGACGTAATTATAGTAAGCCGCGGCGGAGGAAGCGTTGAAGACCTTTGGGCGTTTAATGAAGAAAAAGTAGCACGCGCAATTTATAATTCAAGGCTTCCGGTTATTTCGGCGGTGGGGCATCAGATCAATACTACTCTTTCAGATTTAACCGCGGATATATTTGTGGAAACTCCAACCGCAGCAGCTAAGATCATTGTGGATAAGAAAAACGCGCTTCTTACCGCATTAGAAAATATGCGTTATCAAATGGATTTGTCATTTTCTGAAAAGTTAAACACCGGCCGTCACGCATTAGCCCTTTTAAAGGGGATGCTTAAGAGCCCCCTAGACCGGCTTCTTGAGAAACAGCAGCTTTTAGATGAGTTAAGTGAGCGCCTGAAGCAATCCATGTCTTCTTATATAAAATTTACCCGCGAACGTTTTTTTTCCTTGGCGCAAAGGATGCATGTTTTAAGCCCTTTATCGGTTCTTTCCCGAGGGTACAGTTTAAGCATGCTTATGGAAAACCAGCAAGTATTAAAAAATGCCGATCAGCTTAAAGCGGGAGATAAGGTCAGCACTATTCTGGAACGAGGGTCTTTTACTAGTTTAGTCGAAAGTGTAAATTTGTATACAGATAAACAGGAAGGGATGCCGAGATGA
- the gltX gene encoding glutamate--tRNA ligase: MVKVRFAPSPTGYLHIGGGRTALFNFLYAKSVGGEFVLRIEDTDQLRSKQEFVDEILFSLKWLGFDWDQLYYQSQRFDLYRQYAQKLLQDNKAYVERSAEGKEAIIFKVPQQKIKVADLIRGDIEFDSGILKDQVLIKSDGTPTYNFACAVDDATMGITHIIRGDDHISNTPKQILFYEALGFSLPCFAHLPLIMGIDGGRLSKRTGATAISDYRKMGYLPQALVNYLLLLSWSPKENREIISLSEAIGQFKIKQVTKTAATFDIKKLDWFSNEYIKNTPVQDLSEELIARLAEKGLVDRNNPDKKYILDVIKLFQARMTTLNDFADRADFFFLEEPNIDPQAKEKYLSQDFSREFGIFIKRLEALEDFNIASIENSFREMAAGLNLEAKVLIHPVRVALTGKTVGPGLFDVIYYLGKQRSCKRLARFIKKE, from the coding sequence ATGGTTAAGGTAAGGTTCGCTCCCAGCCCCACCGGGTATCTGCATATAGGAGGAGGAAGGACCGCGCTTTTTAACTTTTTGTACGCAAAGTCAGTAGGCGGAGAATTTGTTTTACGCATTGAAGATACAGATCAGCTGCGCTCTAAGCAGGAATTTGTTGATGAGATACTGTTTAGTCTAAAATGGCTGGGATTTGATTGGGACCAGCTTTATTATCAGAGCCAAAGGTTTGATCTGTACCGCCAATATGCCCAGAAACTTTTGCAGGATAATAAGGCTTATGTGGAGCGTTCTGCCGAGGGGAAAGAGGCAATAATCTTTAAGGTTCCGCAGCAAAAGATAAAAGTCGCGGATCTTATCCGAGGCGACATAGAGTTTGATTCAGGCATCCTGAAGGACCAGGTGCTTATAAAATCCGATGGGACCCCGACTTATAATTTTGCCTGCGCGGTTGATGATGCCACTATGGGCATTACCCATATTATCCGCGGCGATGACCATATTTCTAATACCCCTAAGCAGATTTTATTTTATGAGGCGCTGGGATTTTCTCTCCCCTGTTTCGCGCATCTTCCTTTGATCATGGGCATTGACGGGGGCAGGCTTTCTAAGCGCACAGGGGCAACAGCGATTTCTGATTACCGCAAAATGGGGTATTTGCCCCAGGCGCTTGTCAATTATCTTTTGCTTTTGAGCTGGTCGCCAAAAGAAAATCGGGAAATAATAAGTTTGTCTGAAGCCATCGGGCAATTTAAGATCAAGCAGGTTACTAAAACCGCGGCCACATTTGACATTAAGAAACTGGATTGGTTTAGCAATGAGTATATAAAAAATACCCCTGTGCAGGATTTGTCGGAAGAGTTGATTGCGCGTTTGGCGGAAAAGGGCCTTGTAGATAGAAATAATCCAGATAAAAAGTATATTCTGGATGTGATAAAGCTTTTTCAGGCGCGCATGACCACGCTTAATGATTTTGCCGATAGGGCGGATTTCTTTTTCTTAGAAGAACCAAATATTGATCCCCAGGCCAAAGAAAAATATTTAAGCCAAGATTTTTCCCGGGAATTCGGGATTTTTATCAAGCGGCTCGAGGCGCTGGAAGATTTTAACATAGCCTCCATTGAGAATTCTTTCCGGGAAATGGCGGCAGGACTTAATTTAGAAGCCAAGGTTTTGATCCATCCTGTAAGAGTGGCCTTGACCGGAAAAACTGTTGGTCCGGGGCTGTTTGATGTGATATATTATCTGGGAAAGCAGCGTTCTTGCAAACGCCTGGCGCGTTTTATAAAAAAGGAGTAA
- a CDS encoding 4Fe-4S binding protein, producing the protein MAKIVINAQKCKGCLLCVSVCPNKMITLGKKINSKGAVPVIFKEEGQCSGCSLCALVCPDCCIEVYK; encoded by the coding sequence ATGGCTAAAATAGTTATTAACGCGCAAAAATGTAAAGGGTGTTTATTGTGCGTATCCGTTTGCCCTAATAAAATGATTACTTTGGGCAAGAAGATAAACAGTAAAGGAGCTGTTCCGGTGATATTTAAAGAAGAAGGGCAGTGTTCGGGGTGCAGCCTTTGCGCGCTTGTCTGCCCGGATTGCTGTATAGAGGTATATAAATAA